The Clostridium sp. AWRP genome has a window encoding:
- a CDS encoding endospore germination permease yields the protein MDRIKITNHQLFSLTTSITFGGPVLVIPALIASIAKQDAWITSLLTPAFGIPIIWMYCFLGSQYPDMTLVGIIKKIFGKWIGLIVAGNVVFFYLTIAYHLPWYIDNFITTQVMPQTPAYIINSLFVIAVVIALLYGLETFARTSEIIIYFTSILFFLAMILVLPNAKIENIQPVFENGIIPILKSSVFLSCFLTFPLITLMMIYPINLNTISEGKKSLFKGYLWGAFMIFITNFMSILVLGSGITAKEQYPTYLLAKEINVGIVFTRLEFIIAAVWIVTLFIIGISFFYAGIIGLSELLKLQNYKKIVMPFGLIVLVMSEVVFPDTIYQANWVNFIWTPFSITYGLIVPISLLFVFLIKKWISKE from the coding sequence ATGGATAGAATAAAAATTACAAATCATCAACTTTTTTCATTAACCACCAGTATTACATTTGGAGGTCCTGTTCTTGTTATTCCTGCTCTAATAGCAAGCATAGCAAAACAAGATGCATGGATTACATCATTACTTACTCCTGCATTTGGTATACCTATAATATGGATGTATTGTTTTCTGGGCAGTCAGTATCCTGACATGACATTAGTTGGAATAATAAAAAAAATATTTGGAAAATGGATTGGCTTAATTGTTGCAGGTAATGTTGTATTCTTCTATTTAACAATTGCTTATCATCTGCCATGGTATATTGACAACTTTATAACTACTCAAGTTATGCCACAAACACCAGCATATATTATAAATTCACTATTTGTGATAGCCGTTGTGATAGCTTTATTATATGGACTAGAAACATTTGCACGTACTTCTGAGATAATCATATATTTTACTTCAATTCTATTTTTTTTAGCAATGATTCTTGTTTTGCCAAATGCAAAAATAGAAAATATTCAACCTGTATTTGAAAATGGCATTATTCCAATCCTAAAGAGTTCAGTATTTTTATCATGTTTTTTAACATTTCCTTTAATCACTCTAATGATGATATATCCTATTAACCTTAATACTATATCGGAAGGTAAAAAGTCACTTTTCAAAGGTTATTTGTGGGGTGCATTTATGATTTTTATCACAAATTTTATGTCTATACTGGTGCTTGGAAGTGGAATAACTGCCAAAGAACAGTATCCTACATATTTACTTGCCAAAGAAATAAATGTTGGCATTGTATTCACAAGACTAGAATTTATAATTGCTGCTGTGTGGATTGTTACACTATTTATAATAGGTATATCCTTTTTTTATGCAGGCATAATAGGACTTTCGGAATTGCTTAAACTACAAAACTATAAAAAGATAGTTATGCCGTTTGGACTTATTGTATTAGTAATGTCAGAGGTTGTTTTTCCAGATACTATATATCAAGCAAATTGGGTTAATTTTATATGGACACCTTTTAGTATTACATACGGATTAATAGTACCTATTTCATTACTATTTGTATTTTTAATAAAGAAATGGATATCCAAAGAATAA
- the smpB gene encoding SsrA-binding protein SmpB: MTNKKSSNKTLAENRKARHDYFIEESMEAGIELVGTEVKSIRAGKCNLKDSYAEIRNGEIFICNMHISPYEQGNIFNKDPLRNRKLLLHKNEIIKLQQYTAQQGYTLVPMSLYLKYGRVKVNLAVAKGKKNYDKRNTMLERAAKRDIDRQMKERSKY; this comes from the coding sequence TTGACTAATAAAAAGTCTAGTAATAAGACTCTTGCAGAAAATAGAAAGGCAAGGCATGATTATTTTATTGAAGAATCCATGGAAGCTGGAATAGAACTGGTTGGAACAGAAGTTAAATCTATAAGAGCAGGTAAATGTAACTTAAAAGATAGCTATGCTGAAATAAGAAATGGTGAGATATTTATATGTAATATGCATATTAGTCCTTATGAACAAGGAAATATTTTTAATAAGGATCCCTTAAGAAATAGAAAATTACTTCTTCATAAAAATGAGATAATTAAATTGCAGCAATATACAGCCCAACAGGGATATACTCTTGTGCCAATGTCTCTTTATCTTAAATATGGTAGGGTAAAAGTAAATTTAGCAGTAGCAAAGGGAAAGAAAAACTACGATAAAAGAAATACAATGCTGGAGAGAGCTGCTAAAAGAGATATAGACAGGCAAATGAAAGAAAGATCTAAATATTAG